The following proteins come from a genomic window of Sesamum indicum cultivar Zhongzhi No. 13 linkage group LG10, S_indicum_v1.0, whole genome shotgun sequence:
- the LOC105171824 gene encoding DEAD-box ATP-dependent RNA helicase 13, translating into MASGSSEKKKAKRGLKKRARQESDQKLERLDSLPWSSSLPESNGGGDDDFSLFIGSNELEGGFLTLEEIDESEYGLEIPEVNVENERNKLKGKSKSKKRKLNEGDPDDISVGEHDGEAEQSKDQDEKKGVKKKKKKKNEKKKKKDQRKNNEANKVEENAATADGDGNDNDNVDEDSVDEEEYYAWNELRLHPIIMKSIYRLKFKEPTPIQRACVPAAAHQGKDVIGAAETGSGKTLAFGLPILQRLLEEREKVERLLDEKGEASERIAPQSVLRALIVTPTRELALQVSDHLKEVALGTNIRVVPIVGGMSTEKQERLLRARPEIVVGTPGRLWELMSGGEIHLVELHSLSFFVLDEADRMIETGHFRELQSIIDMLPMNRESTESQPQNTQNCVTVASTQRKKRQTFVFSATLALSADFRKKLKRGSVNAKRDELNSIETLSERAGMRPNTAIVDLTNPSILANKLVESIIECREEEKDAYLYYLLSVHGQGRTIVFCTSIAALRRISSLMRILSINVWTLHSEMQQRARLKSVDRFRANEHGTLVATDAAARGLDIPGVRTVVHYQLPHSAEVYVHRCGRTARASTDGCSIALISPNDASKFAALCKSFAKESFQRFPVEISYMPEVMKRSSLAHQIDKIVRKDSQEKAEKSWLERNAESVELVLEDNDSEEDRVKKYRQNKAKSNQLNKLQQELNTLLSKPLQPKTFSKRFLAGAGVSPLLQHQFEELARQKLGDASTSDQNKRNKLVVIGQDCVEPLQALRTASKEECLDLKEIAEKKKSSDNLRRKRKEMKKRLHEQRRKQRKKLQQKES; encoded by the exons ATGGCGTCCGGCTCCtctgagaaaaagaaagccaAGCGAGGCTTGAAGAAGCGAGCCCGACAGGAGTCGGACCAGAAACTCGAACGGCTGGACTCACTCCCATGGAGCTCGTCGCTTCCCGAGAGTAATGGCGGCGGCGACGATGATTTCTCACTCTTCATCGGCTCCAACGAACTTGAAGGAG GGTTTCTTACTCTTGAAGAGATTGACGAATCAGAGTATGGATTGGAAATTCCGGAAGTCAATGTGGAAAATGAGAGGAATAAGTTGAAAGGGAAGTCGAAATCAAAGAAACGGAAGCTAAATGAAGGAGACCCTGATGATATCTCTGTTGGTGAACATGATGGTGAGGCTGAACAAAGCAAAGATCAGGATGAGAAGAAAggagtgaaaaagaaaaagaaaaagaagaatgaaaagaaaaagaaaaaagatcaGCGGAAGAATAATGAGGCAAATAAAGTAGAGGAAAATGCAGCGACTGCTG ATGGTGACGGAAACGATAACGATAATGTTGATGAGGATTCAGTTGATGAAGAAGAATATTATGCTTGGAATGAGCTGAGACTTCATCCTATAATAATGAAATCGATATATAGGCTCAAGTTCAAAGAGCCCACACCAATACAGAGGGCTTGTGTTCCTGCTGCTGCTCATCAAGGGAAG GATGTAATTGGTGCTGCAGAGACAGGATCCGGAAAAACACTTGCCTTTGGTTTGCCAATTTTACAGCGGCTTCTGGAAGAACGAGAAAAGGTGGAGAGGCTTCTGGATGAAAAGGGAGAAGCCAGTGAGAGGATTGCTCCACAGAGTGTTCTGCGTGCATTGATTGTTACCCCCACGAGGGAGCTTGCTCTTCAG GTCAGTGATCATCTCAAAGAAGTGGCATTAGGCACCAATATCAGAGTGGTTCCTATTGTTGGTGGAATGTCAACAGAGAAGCAGGAAAGGCTTTTGAGAGCTAGGCCTGAAATTGTTGTTGGGACACCAGGGAGACTATGGGAACTTATGTCAGGTGGAGAAATTCACCTCGTGGAG CTGCATTCTTTGTCATTTTTTGTGCTGGATGAGGCTGACCGCATGATTGAAACTGGTCATTTTCGGGAGTTACAGTCCATAATTGACATGCTTCCCATGAACAGGGAATCAACCGAGAGTCAGCCTCAGAATACACAGAACTGTGTCACTGTTGCTAGCAcccaaagaaagaaaagacaaacCTTTGTGTTCTCGGCAACTCTTGCTCTATCTGCTGATTTCCGTAAGAAGTTAAAGCGTGGATCTGTTAATGCAAAAAGGGATGAGCTTAATTCAATTGAGACCCTTTCAGAGAGGGCAGGAATGAGGCCAAATACTGCTATAGTAGATCTTACTAATCCTTCAATTTTGGCAAACAAGCTTGTGGAATCGATTATTGA GTGcagggaagaagaaaaggatgcttatttgtattatttgttAAGTGTTCATGGACAAGGTCGCACGATTGTCTTCTGTACTTCAATTGCTGCTTTACGTCGCATTTCTTCATTAATGCGTATCCTCAGCATAAATGTATGGACCCTTCACTCTGAGATGCAGCAGCGAGCACGTCTGAAG TCAGTCGACCGTTTCCGTGCAAATGAACATGGCACGCTTGTTGCTACTGATGCTGCAGCACGAGGACTTGACATTCCTGGTGTTCGAACTGTTGTTCATTACCAGCTTCCCCATTCAGCTGAA GTATATGTTCATAGATGTGGAAGAACAGCTAGAGCCTCTACTGATGGTTGCAGCATTGCTCTGATTTCACCCAATGATGCGTCAAAATTTGCAGCTTTGTGCAAATCATTTGCAAAG GAAAGTTTCCAGCGATTTCCTGTTGAAATCTCATATATGCCAGAGGTTATGAAGCGATCATCTCTTGCACATCAAATAGACAAAATTGTGCGGAAGGATTCCCAG GAAAAGGCTGAGAAAAGTTGGTTGGAGCGAAATGCTGAATCAGTTGAACTGGTTTTGGAGGATAATGATAGTGAGGAGGACAGAGTGAAGAAATACAGGCAAAACAAAGCCAAATCAAATCAGTTGAACAAGTTGCAGCAG GAGCTCAATACACTACTTTCAAAACCATTACAACCCAAAACATTTTCCAAGCGGTTCCTGGCTGGG GCTGGTGTCTCGCCACTTCTTCAACATCAATTTGAAGAACTAGCAAGGCAGAAACTTGGTGATGCTAGTACTTCAGACcaaaataaaaggaataaGTTGGTGGTTATAGGCCAGGACTGCGTGGAGCCACTTCAGGCACTGAGGACAGCAAGTAAGGAG GAATGCTTGGATCTTAAAGAGAttgcagaaaagaaaaagagttcaGACAACTTAAGAAGGAAGAGGAAAGAGATGAAAAAAC GTTTGCATGAACAAAGGCGAAAGCAAAGGAAAAAGCTACAACAGAAGGAAAGTTAA